Proteins from a single region of Chryseomicrobium sp. FSL W7-1435:
- a CDS encoding DUF2188 domain-containing protein gives MPWTKKDYPDSMKNLDVAVRNKAIEMANAMLDEGMEEGRAISIATSKARDYVSGSDNSSRPGYLVKSHNNNWVLMKENGERAIKTAATKDALLDEAKEYVNEKEGILKVYKLDGTVEDTYYK, from the coding sequence ATGCCATGGACAAAAAAGGACTATCCCGATTCTATGAAAAATTTAGACGTTGCTGTTCGAAACAAAGCTATTGAAATGGCAAATGCTATGTTGGATGAAGGCATGGAAGAAGGACGGGCCATCTCGATTGCCACATCAAAAGCCCGAGATTATGTGAGTGGTAGCGACAATTCGTCACGGCCAGGATATCTCGTCAAGTCGCATAACAACAACTGGGTGCTGATGAAAGAAAACGGTGAACGAGCAATTAAGACGGCCGCTACAAAAGATGCCCTGCTCGACGAAGCTAAAGAATATGTAAATGAAAAAGAGGGCATTCTAAAAGTGTATAAACTAGACGGTACGGTAGAAGATACGTATTACAAATAA
- a CDS encoding NAD(P)H-dependent oxidoreductase has protein sequence MTEKLKVGIILGSTRDGRISPQVGEWLVEKAKQREDADYELVDIKDYDLPFFGTEESEGVKRWNDKLDSLDAFVFVVAEYNHSMTGALKNAFDSAREPWHNKAAGIVSYGSAGGTRAAEHVRQVLAELMIADVRVHPVLSLFLDFEKGETFKPRDLHDKNISDMLDQVLSWGGALKPLRSK, from the coding sequence ATGACGGAAAAATTAAAAGTAGGCATCATTTTGGGGAGTACGAGGGACGGAAGAATCAGTCCTCAAGTAGGCGAATGGCTTGTAGAAAAGGCAAAACAACGGGAAGATGCTGATTATGAACTTGTGGATATCAAAGACTACGACCTTCCCTTTTTTGGCACAGAAGAATCCGAAGGCGTAAAGCGTTGGAATGATAAACTTGATTCACTTGATGCCTTTGTATTTGTTGTTGCAGAATACAATCATAGCATGACTGGCGCTTTAAAAAATGCTTTCGATAGTGCACGTGAACCCTGGCACAACAAGGCGGCTGGCATTGTGAGCTATGGTTCCGCAGGTGGTACACGTGCAGCTGAACATGTTCGTCAAGTGTTGGCAGAGCTAATGATAGCAGATGTTCGAGTGCACCCTGTTCTGTCATTATTTCTGGACTTTGAAAAAGGAGAAACTTTCAAACCAAGAGACCTTCATGATAAGAATATCAGCGACATGCTCGATCAAGTACTATCTTGGGGTGGCGCTCTTAAACCACTACGCTCAAAATAA
- a CDS encoding type 1 glutamine amidotransferase domain-containing protein produces MSKRILMVLTNHSELPNGKKTGVWLSEFGEAFLAFQKEGFDVTVASPKGGEIPIDPASLEGEVSEEMLATKKHIQNTEHIDHQNPQDFDGIFLPGGHGTMFDLPDNKKLQELIRSIYEADKPVAAVCHGPAGLVGVTLSNGDPLVKGKKVSAFTDAEENDTGLQDDMPFLLASKLEELGAHHEAAENWSEKVVRDGLLITGQNPQSTEVVAHAFIESLKE; encoded by the coding sequence ATGTCAAAACGTATTTTAATGGTGCTGACCAATCATTCGGAATTACCAAATGGTAAAAAGACAGGCGTCTGGTTGTCTGAATTCGGGGAAGCCTTTCTAGCCTTTCAAAAAGAAGGCTTTGATGTGACAGTAGCTAGCCCAAAAGGCGGCGAAATTCCAATTGACCCTGCAAGTCTCGAAGGCGAAGTATCAGAAGAAATGTTAGCCACTAAAAAACATATTCAAAATACAGAGCATATTGATCACCAAAACCCACAAGATTTTGATGGGATTTTCCTTCCTGGTGGTCACGGCACAATGTTTGACCTTCCAGATAATAAAAAGCTACAAGAACTGATTCGTTCAATTTATGAAGCTGATAAACCAGTAGCAGCAGTATGTCATGGTCCTGCAGGCTTAGTAGGTGTCACTTTATCAAATGGTGACCCACTTGTAAAAGGTAAAAAAGTAAGTGCCTTTACAGATGCAGAAGAAAATGATACCGGTCTACAAGATGATATGCCTTTCTTACTTGCTTCTAAGCTCGAAGAATTAGGAGCTCATCATGAAGCTGCTGAAAACTGGAGTGAAAAAGTCGTACGTGATGGTTTATTGATCACAGGACAAAACCCTCAATCAACTGAAGTTGTGGCTCACGCATTTATTGAATCATTAAAAGAGTAG
- a CDS encoding MFS transporter — translation MLKMDRPYNERISIYNGMASTMAVNITNTFFPLFMITILGASNYQVGLLSSLPPLIALLMTIPAAILLNKSSTHKRIVGTAIITARLFFIAIVFVVYLPSEWQAWAFLVIIGMMHVPTALATIGWQTLISGLVDEHRRAQFFSDRNRMLTIVGLFTTLFVGIVLRDATDSVLSYQVLFAVALCFGLLEGFLVLRHKENEPIVSESKPKLMDWSIFKDQGYRWFLVAALFFNFTWQMAWGLFNIYHVRIAEATIFWFSMFSAGNMLMQFFTYPLWKKWSEKYSNTLVFIVLAIGMASAPFFTVLTTNFYLLFLVQTTSGFFLSGVILVMFNMLLEHSPVDKRTYCITTYNVLLSLMAFIAPQIGILFLELFGIVEAMHINAGLRLSSSLVFFAMFWFYSRHKKKPDVSVA, via the coding sequence ATGTTAAAAATGGACCGCCCGTACAATGAACGGATCAGTATTTACAACGGTATGGCTTCCACCATGGCCGTCAATATCACCAATACCTTTTTTCCGCTTTTTATGATTACCATACTCGGTGCAAGCAATTATCAAGTAGGCCTTCTTAGTTCTTTGCCACCGTTAATCGCCCTCTTAATGACAATTCCAGCAGCCATTTTACTGAATAAGAGCTCGACCCATAAACGTATTGTCGGAACAGCGATTATTACGGCTAGGCTATTTTTTATAGCAATTGTCTTTGTCGTGTATCTTCCTTCTGAATGGCAAGCTTGGGCATTTCTCGTCATCATTGGAATGATGCATGTCCCAACAGCCCTTGCAACGATTGGCTGGCAAACTCTAATCAGTGGGTTAGTGGATGAGCATCGACGGGCACAATTCTTTAGTGACCGAAATCGAATGCTGACGATTGTTGGACTTTTCACCACACTTTTTGTAGGTATTGTGTTGCGAGACGCGACGGATAGTGTCCTGTCGTATCAAGTGCTATTTGCAGTAGCTCTCTGCTTTGGTCTATTGGAAGGATTTTTAGTTCTTCGCCATAAAGAAAATGAACCGATTGTTTCCGAGAGTAAGCCAAAACTTATGGATTGGTCGATATTCAAAGATCAAGGCTATCGTTGGTTTTTAGTCGCTGCCCTGTTCTTTAATTTCACTTGGCAGATGGCGTGGGGCTTGTTCAATATCTATCACGTGCGTATTGCAGAAGCCACAATTTTTTGGTTCAGCATGTTCTCTGCAGGTAATATGTTGATGCAATTCTTCACGTATCCGCTTTGGAAAAAGTGGTCCGAGAAATATTCCAATACGTTAGTCTTTATCGTCCTGGCAATCGGAATGGCGTCCGCCCCATTCTTCACAGTGCTTACGACAAATTTCTACTTACTGTTCTTGGTTCAGACGACGTCTGGCTTCTTCTTGTCCGGTGTGATCTTAGTCATGTTCAATATGTTGCTAGAGCATAGTCCGGTCGACAAGCGTACCTATTGCATCACGACTTACAATGTTTTGTTATCGTTAATGGCGTTTATTGCACCTCAGATTGGTATTTTGTTCTTGGAACTTTTCGGAATTGTCGAAGCTATGCATATTAATGCAGGTCTGCGACTCTCCAGTAGTCTTGTATTCTTCGCCATGTTTTGGTTTTATTCACGCCACAAAAAGAAACCGGATGTTTCCGTAGCCTAA
- the cysK gene encoding cysteine synthase A: MTIYQSITDLIGDTPVVKLNRVVPEGAADVYVKLEMYNPSKSVKDRAANNMIKVAEEQGIIKPGDTIIEPTSGNTGIGLAMVAAARGYKAILVLPDNSTQERINLLKAFGAEVVLTPQDEKMPGAISKALELKQTIPNAFIPQQFENTANADAHRGTTALEILEQMDGKLDAFVATAGTGGTITGTGETLKEHLPELYIGVVEPKGSPVLSGGKPGRHKLVGTSPGFIPSILNTSIYDEIFQIEDDQAIDLFRRLAREEGIFVGPSAGAAVYAAIEIAKRLGPNKKVLCIAPDTGERYLSMGLIE, from the coding sequence ATGACTATCTATCAGAGCATTACAGATCTCATCGGCGACACCCCTGTCGTTAAATTAAATCGGGTTGTACCAGAAGGTGCTGCTGATGTGTATGTGAAATTGGAAATGTACAATCCTTCTAAAAGTGTGAAAGACCGTGCAGCGAACAACATGATCAAAGTAGCAGAAGAGCAAGGCATAATCAAGCCAGGTGACACTATCATTGAACCTACAAGCGGCAACACAGGGATTGGCCTTGCCATGGTAGCTGCTGCGCGTGGCTACAAAGCTATTCTAGTGTTACCTGATAATAGTACGCAAGAGCGCATCAATTTATTAAAAGCTTTCGGTGCAGAAGTTGTCTTGACACCGCAGGATGAAAAAATGCCTGGGGCAATTAGTAAAGCTCTTGAATTAAAACAAACTATCCCGAACGCCTTTATCCCTCAGCAGTTTGAAAACACGGCAAATGCCGACGCCCATCGCGGGACGACTGCACTGGAAATTTTAGAGCAAATGGACGGCAAGCTTGACGCTTTTGTGGCGACAGCTGGTACGGGAGGCACCATCACAGGTACAGGTGAAACATTGAAAGAGCACCTTCCAGAGCTGTATATTGGTGTGGTTGAACCCAAAGGGTCTCCTGTTCTTTCAGGCGGAAAACCAGGTCGTCATAAACTTGTGGGCACAAGTCCGGGATTCATTCCATCCATTTTAAATACGTCCATTTATGATGAGATTTTTCAAATTGAAGATGATCAGGCAATCGACCTATTTCGCCGTCTAGCTCGTGAAGAAGGCATCTTTGTCGGTCCTTCTGCTGGTGCTGCAGTTTATGCCGCAATTGAAATTGCAAAACGTTTAGGTCCAAACAAAAAAGTTCTTTGCATTGCACCAGATACTGGAGAGCGTTATTTGTCTATGGGTCTGATTGAATAA
- a CDS encoding glycerate kinase, giving the protein MNIIISPDSFKGTLRAQEAARAIEEGIRLANPTATCTLLPIADGGEGTLDVLVDLTKGHVHEVIVSDPLGRPITARYGILGDKQTAVIEMAEASGITRVTQNERDPLRSSTYGTGELIKHALDHGCRKFVIAIGGSATNDGGIGTLQALGVRFYDEKGTELGTYLPDYLHLARIDLTRIDQRIASCDFSIACDVDNPLLGERGATAIFGPQKGVFKEEATILEAILTRYARVVEQMTGEATHLRPGAGAAGGLGTALLAFFPAHLERGIDSVLDAIQFDAYLQQADWVITGEGKSDVQTLSGKAPLGIAQRAEKAGVDVALLSGMIPTEELLLLAPHFTHLEAVVSENCSIEEALAKPYEALVSAAARLGRKL; this is encoded by the coding sequence ATGAACATCATCATTAGTCCAGACTCATTTAAAGGCACTTTACGAGCTCAAGAGGCTGCGCGAGCAATAGAAGAAGGCATTAGGCTAGCGAATCCCACGGCCACGTGCACCTTATTACCGATAGCCGATGGAGGGGAAGGAACATTAGATGTTCTAGTTGACCTGACAAAAGGTCATGTCCATGAAGTCATTGTCAGTGACCCTCTGGGGAGACCTATCACTGCCAGGTATGGCATTTTGGGGGACAAGCAAACTGCTGTTATTGAAATGGCTGAGGCTTCAGGAATTACTAGGGTGACACAGAATGAACGTGATCCATTGCGCTCTAGCACTTACGGTACGGGAGAATTAATTAAACATGCACTTGATCATGGCTGTCGTAAGTTTGTAATTGCTATTGGTGGAAGTGCAACTAATGATGGTGGGATTGGAACTCTCCAAGCTTTAGGGGTACGTTTTTATGATGAAAAGGGAACAGAGCTTGGCACCTATTTACCAGATTACCTACATCTTGCACGTATTGATTTGACTAGGATTGATCAACGTATTGCGTCCTGTGATTTTTCAATAGCCTGTGATGTCGATAATCCTCTTCTCGGAGAACGTGGAGCAACAGCTATATTTGGTCCGCAAAAAGGGGTGTTTAAAGAAGAGGCCACTATTCTTGAAGCGATACTTACTCGCTATGCAAGGGTAGTTGAACAAATGACGGGAGAAGCCACTCACTTGAGACCAGGAGCAGGGGCTGCGGGAGGTCTTGGAACGGCTCTTCTTGCGTTCTTTCCTGCTCACTTGGAACGAGGGATTGATAGCGTTTTGGACGCCATTCAATTTGACGCCTATCTGCAACAGGCCGACTGGGTGATTACAGGAGAAGGGAAGTCAGACGTACAGACGTTATCTGGAAAAGCGCCTCTTGGTATTGCACAACGCGCAGAGAAGGCAGGAGTGGATGTTGCCTTGCTGTCTGGCATGATTCCCACTGAGGAGCTTCTGTTGCTCGCTCCTCATTTTACACATCTGGAAGCCGTCGTGTCAGAAAATTGTTCGATTGAAGAAGCATTAGCGAAGCCGTACGAAGCGCTCGTTTCAGCGGCTGCGCGTTTAGGGAGAAAACTTTAA
- a CDS encoding glycerate kinase yields MKIIISSDAWKTTLSSKEATRAIAKGLQSVDPTLEIVEFPIADGGEGTLDALMSATKGTYKHATVHDPLGRRVEAKYGVTGLSRHTCVIEMAQASGFSYVKKHEQNPRLASTFGTGELIRAALDEGHRNFILAIGSSATNDGGAGMLRALGLKFLDETGHEMSGDLLQLQKLDRLDNGEFDKRLQDCTFAVISDVQIPYLGPEGATRLYGETKGVRLEETADVEAALNRLADVIESHTGVRLHNRAGAGSGGGLGGAVQAFFPTKWYHGIDFVLKRSGWENALSGVTHVITGEGRLDQHTFLEGKGPHGVAKFAGDKGLPVTLFAGSADLNQSLEETKIFDEVIVLSKTEVELDQALSHPEIALQQAAARWYSAKLGQ; encoded by the coding sequence ATGAAAATCATCATCAGTTCAGATGCTTGGAAAACAACACTCTCTTCGAAAGAAGCTACCCGTGCAATTGCAAAAGGATTGCAGTCAGTTGATCCGACACTCGAAATCGTCGAATTTCCCATCGCAGATGGTGGAGAAGGGACGCTCGATGCCTTGATGAGCGCTACAAAAGGAACTTATAAACACGCGACTGTGCATGATCCTTTAGGTCGTCGGGTCGAAGCAAAATATGGGGTCACGGGACTGTCTCGTCACACATGTGTTATCGAGATGGCTCAAGCATCTGGATTTTCTTATGTGAAGAAACACGAACAGAACCCACGCTTAGCATCGACGTTTGGCACGGGAGAACTGATTCGCGCAGCTCTCGACGAAGGCCACCGAAATTTTATATTGGCAATAGGCAGTAGTGCAACAAATGATGGCGGTGCGGGTATGTTGCGTGCACTTGGACTTAAATTCTTAGACGAGACTGGCCATGAAATGTCAGGAGATCTTCTTCAACTACAAAAGTTGGATCGTTTAGATAATGGTGAGTTTGATAAACGACTGCAAGACTGCACGTTTGCTGTTATTAGTGATGTACAAATCCCTTACCTAGGACCAGAGGGCGCCACCCGCCTTTATGGGGAGACAAAAGGAGTACGCTTAGAGGAAACTGCAGATGTCGAAGCGGCACTTAATCGGTTGGCGGACGTTATTGAAAGTCATACAGGAGTAAGGCTCCATAATCGGGCCGGTGCAGGTTCGGGTGGCGGTCTTGGAGGAGCGGTACAGGCGTTCTTCCCGACGAAATGGTACCACGGCATCGACTTTGTCTTGAAACGATCAGGATGGGAAAATGCACTTTCGGGTGTTACTCATGTGATTACCGGTGAAGGTCGTCTCGATCAACATACATTCCTTGAAGGAAAAGGGCCACATGGTGTTGCAAAATTTGCGGGAGATAAGGGGCTCCCTGTTACCTTATTTGCGGGAAGCGCGGATTTGAATCAATCTTTAGAAGAGACTAAAATATTTGATGAAGTCATTGTTCTTTCAAAGACTGAAGTAGAACTAGACCAAGCACTGAGTCATCCTGAAATAGCGTTGCAACAGGCGGCTGCTCGTTGGTATTCAGCTAAGCTTGGGCAATAA
- a CDS encoding DinB family protein: MNKAEILAHFRASMKWIEGMKEWEEANWRSPIAEGKWTVAEVIGHLAPWDKFFLNERLHPILAGGELQPYPGSDELNAQSATLAREQSRNDTVHEFLVTRNKLVEELSAVPEAKWQQPFTIGSNTTNLENYFTGLVEHDEHHFEQIRQALDLKGRWT, from the coding sequence ATGAACAAAGCAGAAATCTTGGCGCATTTTCGCGCATCGATGAAGTGGATTGAAGGAATGAAAGAGTGGGAAGAGGCTAACTGGCGCTCTCCGATTGCTGAGGGGAAGTGGACGGTAGCAGAAGTTATTGGTCATTTGGCGCCGTGGGATAAGTTTTTCTTAAATGAACGCTTACATCCTATATTGGCCGGTGGCGAATTACAGCCGTATCCGGGCTCTGATGAATTAAATGCTCAATCGGCTACCTTGGCTAGAGAACAGTCGCGAAATGACACGGTTCATGAATTTTTAGTGACGCGGAACAAACTAGTAGAAGAATTATCAGCAGTTCCAGAAGCCAAATGGCAACAACCCTTTACAATAGGTTCCAATACGACGAATCTGGAAAACTACTTTACTGGATTGGTTGAACATGATGAACATCACTTTGAACAAATTCGTCAAGCGCTTGATTTAAAGGGTCGCTGGACATAA
- a CDS encoding sugar diacid recognition domain-containing protein, translating to MLTRELANQMVEQTMIRLQHNINVMDPSGLIVASGEAVRLQQLHEGAAYVGRTGSTLTITNDQVEQWPGSKAGINLPLRQNNKVVAVIGITGDPAHLQEVAPLVQLTCELLLYQSIVTAESEWQRKWKDDAVTELFIGGELSISTLERASLSGISFAGSLCCSVFQDTSGQTNTLRRKVEDFLEWPDKLVGIGVNEELLLITSGLSEQGLLEKLERFLRSVKTAKVAVGKLVAAPSELAMSLKAALVTQQHQKNRLAHFSEFEVPYLLDQVPREDRASFSANTLRELDNKALETIQALLAHNLSIQQAAESLGIHRHTLSYRVQQIERMTRLNPLAFEDAVKFWLACGWTVSSKT from the coding sequence ATGTTAACACGTGAACTGGCCAATCAAATGGTCGAGCAAACCATGATTCGACTTCAACATAATATTAATGTGATGGACCCGAGCGGTTTAATTGTGGCATCGGGAGAAGCAGTCCGCCTTCAACAGTTACACGAAGGTGCTGCCTACGTAGGACGCACGGGTTCAACGCTAACGATTACAAATGATCAAGTCGAGCAGTGGCCTGGTAGTAAGGCAGGAATCAATCTCCCTCTTCGCCAGAACAACAAAGTAGTTGCGGTCATAGGCATTACGGGAGATCCTGCGCACCTGCAAGAAGTAGCGCCACTTGTACAGTTGACTTGTGAACTTCTACTCTACCAATCGATTGTAACGGCAGAATCGGAGTGGCAACGTAAGTGGAAAGATGATGCTGTAACGGAGTTATTTATAGGTGGGGAATTATCGATAAGTACTTTAGAGAGAGCTAGTTTATCAGGGATTTCATTTGCGGGATCACTATGCTGTAGTGTATTCCAAGATACTTCTGGACAGACGAATACACTTCGCAGAAAAGTGGAAGATTTTTTAGAGTGGCCCGATAAGTTGGTGGGCATAGGCGTAAACGAAGAACTGCTTCTGATTACAAGTGGACTTTCTGAACAAGGGCTTTTGGAAAAGTTGGAACGCTTTTTACGAAGTGTCAAGACGGCAAAAGTGGCTGTCGGAAAATTGGTGGCCGCCCCTTCTGAGCTTGCCATGAGTCTAAAAGCAGCTCTAGTTACACAACAGCATCAAAAGAATCGACTTGCCCATTTTTCAGAGTTTGAAGTACCGTATCTCCTTGATCAAGTGCCTAGAGAAGATAGAGCAAGTTTTAGTGCAAACACTCTTAGGGAGCTTGATAACAAAGCATTAGAAACGATTCAGGCCCTTCTTGCTCATAATTTATCGATTCAACAAGCTGCGGAATCCCTTGGTATCCACCGCCACACGCTCAGTTATCGCGTCCAACAAATTGAGCGGATGACCAGGCTTAATCCGCTAGCATTTGAGGATGCTGTGAAGTTTTGGCTGGCTTGTGGTTGGACGGTCTCTTCAAAGACTTGA
- a CDS encoding GntP family permease: protein MLFAIILLGVVLIVFATAVLKVHPFISLIVAAFFVGIAAGLPLTEVVRFVNEGFGGLMTSIGLVIVAGTIIGVILEKSGAAYRMAEVVLRLIGEKRPQLAMSLIGYIVSIPVFCDSGYVILSSLKKALAKRAKVAVASMAIALATGLFATHTLVPPTPGPIAAAGNIGAADYLGTIILVGLLISIPAVLVGYIWAIKIGPKIQVEEDLEALDYDEIISTFGKMPSAFKSFLPLVVPIALIAMGSIATALGGEGGVTSFFQFLGAPTVALFLGVFAALPLLPSYDNETLTGWVGDGLKEAAPILLITGAGGAFGTVIRNTGVADQLQAMDLSAFGTGALFLIVPFLIAAALKTAQGSSTTALVITSTLVAPLVVELGITGGVPLALVVMAIGAGAMTVSHVNDSFFWVVTEFSGMKVTDAYKAMTMSTLLMGITTIVVTMVAWVIFV, encoded by the coding sequence ATGTTATTTGCAATTATTTTACTAGGGGTCGTGTTAATAGTTTTTGCAACCGCTGTCTTGAAAGTCCATCCGTTCATTTCTTTGATTGTAGCTGCATTCTTTGTAGGTATAGCGGCAGGTTTACCACTTACTGAGGTTGTGAGATTTGTAAATGAAGGTTTTGGCGGGTTGATGACCAGTATTGGTCTTGTCATTGTGGCAGGAACAATTATTGGTGTCATTTTAGAGAAGTCTGGTGCAGCTTATCGTATGGCTGAGGTTGTCTTGCGTCTTATTGGAGAGAAGCGACCTCAACTTGCTATGTCATTGATTGGTTATATCGTATCCATTCCAGTTTTTTGTGACTCGGGGTATGTTATTTTATCAAGCTTGAAAAAGGCACTCGCAAAACGTGCCAAAGTAGCTGTGGCTTCGATGGCAATTGCACTTGCTACAGGACTTTTTGCAACGCACACATTAGTACCACCGACACCAGGTCCGATTGCAGCGGCTGGAAATATTGGTGCGGCGGACTATCTCGGTACGATTATTTTAGTTGGTTTGTTAATTTCCATTCCGGCAGTTCTCGTCGGGTATATTTGGGCAATCAAAATTGGTCCTAAGATTCAAGTGGAAGAAGACTTAGAAGCCTTGGATTATGATGAAATCATTTCGACGTTTGGCAAGATGCCATCTGCTTTCAAATCGTTCTTACCTCTAGTTGTTCCAATCGCATTGATAGCAATGGGATCGATTGCCACGGCTTTAGGGGGAGAGGGCGGAGTTACATCGTTCTTCCAATTCCTTGGAGCGCCGACAGTCGCACTATTCCTTGGTGTATTTGCCGCACTACCTCTATTGCCTTCCTATGATAACGAAACACTTACCGGATGGGTTGGAGACGGCTTAAAAGAAGCCGCACCTATTCTTTTAATCACTGGAGCAGGTGGCGCATTCGGAACGGTTATTCGGAACACAGGAGTTGCCGATCAATTGCAGGCAATGGACTTGTCTGCTTTTGGTACGGGTGCTTTGTTCCTAATTGTTCCTTTCTTGATTGCAGCAGCTCTTAAAACAGCACAAGGGTCTTCTACTACAGCTCTAGTCATTACATCTACACTTGTAGCACCTCTTGTTGTAGAGCTGGGTATCACTGGAGGCGTACCGCTTGCGCTAGTGGTAATGGCAATTGGAGCTGGTGCGATGACAGTGAGTCACGTTAATGACAGCTTCTTCTGGGTAGTGACAGAATTCAGTGGAATGAAAGTGACAGATGCGTATAAAGCGATGACGATGTCTACGTTACTGATGGGGATCACCACAATCGTTGTGACTATGGTAGCTTGGGTGATATTTGTTTAA
- a CDS encoding patatin family protein, with protein sequence MNGAGLILEGGGMRGVFTGGVLEAFMENDYYFPYVIGVSAGACHGSSYAARQRDRNRKVSIDYVTHPDYISLKNLVTKRELFGMDLLFNKLPNELVPFDYETFAASPERFVIGTTDCYSGKPVYFEKGAPKDEMLQVVRASSSLPFMAAPVDYQGMKLMDGGIADPIPLKKALDDGVTRPVIILTRPKGYRKAPSRFNGVSKFMYKQYPGLVEQMETRWQHYNETLDLIETLEAEGEAFVIRPQESFKISRAERNPARLSALYEFGIETGRHQFEEMMEWLGEPYSILSKA encoded by the coding sequence ATGAATGGAGCAGGTTTGATTTTAGAAGGTGGCGGCATGCGAGGTGTCTTTACTGGTGGTGTTTTAGAGGCTTTTATGGAAAATGACTACTATTTTCCGTATGTCATTGGTGTTTCAGCCGGAGCCTGTCATGGGTCTTCGTACGCCGCGAGACAACGAGACCGAAACCGAAAAGTCTCCATCGATTATGTGACACACCCAGATTACATTTCTTTAAAAAACCTAGTGACTAAACGGGAGCTTTTTGGCATGGACCTCTTGTTTAATAAGTTGCCCAACGAACTTGTTCCATTCGATTACGAAACCTTCGCTGCATCTCCTGAACGGTTTGTAATAGGGACAACCGATTGCTATAGCGGAAAACCGGTTTATTTTGAAAAAGGAGCACCAAAAGATGAGATGTTGCAAGTCGTCCGTGCTTCCAGCTCATTGCCGTTTATGGCGGCGCCTGTAGACTATCAAGGTATGAAGTTGATGGACGGAGGAATCGCGGACCCTATTCCATTGAAAAAAGCACTTGACGATGGAGTGACACGTCCTGTTATTATTTTGACTAGACCTAAAGGTTACAGAAAAGCACCCTCTCGTTTTAACGGCGTCAGTAAGTTTATGTATAAACAATATCCCGGTTTAGTGGAGCAGATGGAAACACGTTGGCAACATTATAATGAGACGCTAGACTTGATTGAAACGTTAGAAGCTGAAGGAGAGGCATTTGTGATTCGACCACAAGAGTCTTTTAAAATTAGTAGGGCCGAACGCAATCCAGCACGCTTGTCAGCCCTTTATGAGTTCGGGATTGAAACAGGTCGTCATCAGTTCGAAGAGATGATGGAGTGGTTGGGAGAACCGTATTCCATCCTATCAAAAGCTTGA
- a CDS encoding DUF4003 family protein, giving the protein MIDLEQYTTLFKKLENAISWTNDRRITNAVASFYYLNSHPFDGKRLLDMSDRLKKEGWTSYLNQTIHYIMAARLAVRQGTPDELLEELLKTYQLLLSHGFKKSMYTYLAALYVMDYPETDLKQAYDLFVAIKSHHPFLTGAEDIPYSVLLSSQEKDPVEQAVIMNKYYQNLKTVKLWQGNELQWLSQVLTSDSIVYNESYIPYIAHIRNQLKEQKIRVSLQHYVLLGMLAIDELDLEAFKQIVYTYWELTKSKLFKWYKEDALTLAILNHLSTKQDASLHQAVSANHLIQMQQLAMLSSVNSTIQLVQSSNS; this is encoded by the coding sequence ATGATTGACCTAGAGCAATACACGACTCTTTTCAAAAAGCTTGAAAATGCAATTAGTTGGACGAATGACCGTCGCATTACAAATGCGGTGGCGTCATTTTATTATTTAAATAGTCACCCCTTTGATGGAAAGCGTCTATTGGATATGTCTGATAGATTAAAAAAAGAAGGATGGACTAGCTATTTGAATCAGACCATCCACTACATAATGGCAGCTCGTCTTGCTGTTCGACAAGGAACACCCGATGAGTTATTGGAAGAGTTATTAAAAACCTATCAACTATTGTTGTCGCATGGTTTTAAAAAAAGTATGTACACTTATTTAGCGGCCCTCTACGTAATGGATTATCCAGAGACAGATCTTAAACAGGCTTATGATCTTTTCGTAGCAATCAAATCCCACCATCCGTTTTTAACAGGAGCAGAGGACATTCCGTATAGCGTGCTGCTCTCCAGTCAGGAAAAGGATCCAGTTGAGCAAGCAGTGATAATGAACAAGTATTATCAAAATTTAAAAACTGTGAAACTGTGGCAGGGAAATGAATTACAGTGGCTCTCACAAGTTCTAACATCCGATTCAATTGTGTATAACGAATCCTATATCCCATACATTGCGCACATACGTAATCAATTGAAAGAACAAAAAATTCGGGTCTCTCTTCAGCATTATGTTTTGCTTGGTATGCTAGCTATAGACGAATTAGATTTGGAAGCATTTAAACAAATCGTCTATACATATTGGGAACTCACTAAATCAAAGCTATTTAAATGGTATAAAGAGGACGCATTGACACTCGCCATTTTGAATCATCTATCAACTAAACAGGATGCTTCACTCCATCAAGCGGTTTCAGCAAATCATCTTATTCAAATGCAACAATTAGCCATGCTATCAAGTGTAAATTCCACTATTCAGCTAGTCCAGTCTTCAAATTCTTAA